Proteins found in one Miscanthus floridulus cultivar M001 chromosome 4, ASM1932011v1, whole genome shotgun sequence genomic segment:
- the LOC136552511 gene encoding probable mixed-linked glucan synthase 3 — protein MSSSPVPGAGGAASEHDAAAGLREPLLLANGDDGGFHDGALAAVVVANCTHGGGSRANKEKDAVKAKDGYWVDVHHQPAVADVESGGGDRPLLFSNKKVMAALLYPYRVLILVRLVAVILFIAWRIKHNNSDVMWFWVTSVVGDVWFALSWLLYQLPKFSPIKRTPDLAALRQHYDDLPDGGSILPGIDVFVTTADPVSEPVLYTMNCVLSILATDYPVDRLTCYLTDDSGALVLYEALVEAASFAALWVPFCRKHSVEPRAPESYFQLEGMIYNGRSPGEFMNDYRHVQREYEELKARLEMLPSTIKERSDVYNSMKAKEGAAHATWMANGTRWPGTWIEPAENHRKGDHAGIVKIVQNHPSCVCEPPPAEGGNNTNPLNFDGVDTRLPMAVYVSREKSPGREHNKKAGNLNAQLRVSALLTNAPFTINFDCDHYINNSQALRAAMCFMLDAREGDGTGFVQFPQRFENVDPTDRYGNHNRVFFDGAMYALNGLQGPTYIGTGCMFRRLALYGVEPPRSRSDEEHGVTVDTNKFGNSVLFLNSVLAALKQERRIAPPELDEASLAEMTMVVSSSYDQGTDWGSSVGYIYNIATEDIVTGYRIHGQGWRSMYCSMEREAFQGTAPINLTERLYQIVRWSGGSMEVFFSPYNPLISGRRLHLLQRAAYLNFTIYPVTSVFLLLYAFCPVMWLIPAEIIIQRPFTSYVLYIVIVVGLIHTIGVFEIKWAGITWNDWWRNEQFFMIASMSAYPTAVLHMVVKPITGKGIHFRVTSKQTTTTAADDDDDDRYADMYEMRWVPMLIPPAVVLFSNVMAIGVALGKAVVYNGAWSAVQKRHAALGILFNVWIMALLYPFGLAVMGRWSKKPGILFVLLPLAFVVIAAVYIGVHSFLVKFLPFMVI, from the exons ATGTCGTCCTCGCCGGTGCCCGGCGCCGGCGGTGCTGCTAGCGAGcacgacgccgccgccggcctcaGAGAGCCGCTGCTGCTCGCgaacggcgacgacggcgggttTCACGACGGAGCACTGGCCGCGGTGGTCGTGGCCAATTGTACGCACGGCGGCGGGAGCAGGGCCAACAAGGAGAAGGACGCCGTGAAGGCCAAGGACGGGTACTGGGTGGACGTCCACCACCAGCCGGCCGTGGCGGACgtggagagcggcggcggcgaccggccGCTTCTCTTCTCTAACAAGAAGGTCATGGCGGCCCTCCTCTACCCGTACAG GGTACTGATTCTGGTGCGCCTCGTCGCCGTCATCCTATTCATCGCATGGCGCATCAAGCACAACAACTCCGACGTCATGTGGTTCTGGGTGACCTCCGTCGTCGGCGACGTGTGGTTCGCCCTGTCGTGGCTGCTCTACCAGCTCCCAAAGTTCAGCCCCATCAAACGGACACCCGACCTGGCCGCGCTCCGGCAGCACTACGACGACCTCCCCGACGGCGGCTCCATCCTCCCCGGCATCGACGTCTTCGTCACCACCGCCGACCCCGTGAGCGAGCCGGTGCTGTACACCATGAACTGCGTGCTCTCCATCCTGGCCACCGACTACCCCGTGGACCGGCTCACGTGCTACCTGACCGACGACAGCGGCGCGCTGGTCCTGTACGAGGCGCTGGTCGAGGCCGCGAGCTTCGCCGCCCTGTGGGTGCCCTTCTGCCGGAAGCACTCCGTCGAGCCGAGAGCGCCGGAGAGCTACTTCCAGCTGGAGGGGATGATCTACAACGGGAGGTCGCCGGGTGAGTTCATGAACGACTACAGGCATGTGCAGAGGGAGTACGAGGAGCTGAAGGCGAGGCTGGAGATGCTCCCTAGCACCATCAAGGAGAGGTCAGATGTGTATAACAGCATGAAAGCAAAGGAAGGGGCTGCACATGCGACTTGGATGGCTAATGGCACGCGGTGGCCAGGCACTTGGATTGAGCCAGCAGAAAACCACAGGAAAGGAGACCATGCTGGCATTGTCAAG ATTGTGCAGAACCACCCGAGCTGTGTCTGTGAGCCTCCTCCAGCAGAGGGCGGCAACAACACCAACCCCCTCAACTTTGACGGGGTCGACACTCGGCTCCCGATGGCCGTGTACGTGTCCCGCGAGAAGAGCCCGGGCCGCGAGCACAACAAGAAGGCGGGCAACCTGAACGCGCAGCTGCGCGTGTCGGCGCTGCTCACCAACGCGCCCTTCACCATCAACTTCGACTGCGACCACTACATCAACAACTCGCAGGCCCTGCGAGCGGCTATGTGCTTCATGCTGGACGCGAGGGAGGGCGACGGCACCGGCTTCGTCCAGTTCCCGCAGCGGTTCGAGAACGTCGACCCCACGGACCGGTACGGCAACCACAACAGGGTCTTCTTCGACGGCGCCATGTACGCCCTCAACGGCCTCCAGGGGCCGACGTACATCGGCACCGGCTGCATGTTCCGCCGCCTCGCGCTCTACGGCGTCGAACCGCCTCGCTCGAGATCCGACGAGGAGCACGGCGTCACGGTTGACACTAACAAGTTCGGTAACTCCGTGCTCTTCTTGAACTCGGTCTTGGCAGCTCTGAAGCAGGAGCGCCGCATCGCGCCTCCTGAGCTAGACGAGGCGTCCCTCGCCGAGATGACCATGGTCGTGTCGTCGTCGTACGACCAAGGGACGGACTGGGGCAGCAGCGTTGGGTACATATACAACATTGCAACCGAGGACATCGTGACCGGCTATCGCATCCACGGGCAAGGGTGGCGCTCCATGTACTGCAGCATGGAGCGCGAGGCCTTCCAAGGCACTGCACCCATCAACCTCACCGAGCGCCTCTACCAGATCGTCCGGTGGTCCGGTGGATCCATGGAGGTGTTCTTCTCCCCTTACAACCCGTTGATCTCCGGCCGCCGGCTCCACCTCCTGCAGCGGGCGGCGTACCTGAACTTCACCATCTACCCGGTCACGTCCGTCTTCCTCCTGCTCTACGCATTCTGTCCGGTGATGTGGCTGATCCCGGCTGAAATCATCATCCAGAGGCCGTTCACTAGCTACGTGCTgtacatcgtcatcgtcgtcgggcTAATCCACACCATCGGCGTCTTCGAGATAAAGTGGGCAGGGATCACGTGGAACGACTGGTGGCGCAACGAGCAGTTCTTCATGATCGCCTCCATGAGCGCGTACCCGACGGCGGTGCTGCACATGGTGGTGAAGCCCATCACGGGGAAGGGCATCCACTTCAGGGTCACCTCGAAgcagacgacgacgacggcagctgacgacgacgacgacgacaggtACGCCGACATGTACGAGATGCGATGGGTGCCCATGCTGATCCCGCCGGCGGTGGTGCTGTTCTCCAATGTCATGGCCATCGGCGTGGCTCTGGGCAAAGCGGTCGTGTACAACGGAGCGTGGTCTGCGGTGCAGAAGAGGCATGCGGCGCTGGGTATTCTCTTCAACGTATGGATCATGGCGCTCCTCTATCCGTTTGGGTTGGCGGTCATGGGGCGGTGGAGCAAGAAACCTGGCATCCTCTTCGTCTTGTTGCCGCTGGCATTTGTGGTCATTGCAGCTGTGTATATTGGTGTTCATTCTTTTCTTGTCAAATTTCTTCCATTTATGGTGATATAG